The following proteins are encoded in a genomic region of Triticum dicoccoides isolate Atlit2015 ecotype Zavitan chromosome 1B, WEW_v2.0, whole genome shotgun sequence:
- the LOC119310943 gene encoding reticulon-like protein B9 encodes MATTPRATVPHVRSDSESDDEGRRAPNVSVFRRQRPVHRFLGGRKVADVLLWRDRNLSAGMLAGATAVWFLFDVAEYNFVTLLCHAALLGMLLLFLWSVTAPLFDRAPPRVPEVIVSEHAFREAAMAVHRKLERSVAVLYDIACGKDLKKFLSVIGSLWVVAVIGDNCSFTTLVYVGFLCALTLPALYERYGTEVDHLVAKGGEDLKKFYRKVDANVLDKIPRGPVKSKRAHFH; translated from the exons ATGGCGACGACTCCGAGAGCCACGGTTCCTCACGTCCGGAGCGACTCCGAGTCCGACGACGAAGGCCGCCGGGCGCCCAACGTCAGCGTCTTCCGCCGGCAGCGGCCGGTGCACAGGTTCCTCGGCGGCCGGAAAG TGGCGGACGTGCTGCTGTGGCGGGACCGGAACCTGTCGGCGGGCATgctggcgggggcgacggcggtgtGGTTCCTGTTCGACGTGGCCGAGTACAACTTCGTGACGCTGCTCTGCCACGCGGCGCTGCTCGGCATGCTCCTGCTCTTCCTCTGGTCCGTCACCGCGCCGCTCTTCGACAGGGCGCCGCCGCGCGTCCCGGAGGTGATCGTGTCGGAGCATGCCTTCAGGGAGGCGGCCATGGCGGTGCACCGCAAGCTGGAGCGCTCCGTGGCCGTGCTCTACGACATCGCCTGCGGCAAGGACCTCAAGAAGTTCCTCTCG GTGATTGGATCTCTGTGGGTGGTGGCGGTGATCGGTGACAACTGCAGCTTCACGACTCTGGTCTACGTTG GATTCTTGTGCGCTCTGACGTTGCCGGCGCTGTACGAGAGGTACGGGACGGAGGTGGACCACCTGGTGGCCAAGGGCGGCGAGGACCTCAAGAAGTTCTACAGGAAGGTGGACGCCAACGTGCTGGACAAGATCCCCAGAGGCCCCGTCAAGAGCAAGAGGGCGCACTTCCACTAG